In one Hippocampus zosterae strain Florida chromosome 10, ASM2543408v3, whole genome shotgun sequence genomic region, the following are encoded:
- the LOC127608557 gene encoding roundabout homolog 2-like isoform X1 — MSNGSRPGLLNASDPGYPWLADSWPASSLPVNSTSGGPNDLGNFGRGDIQGDKTGTMLSDGAIYSSIDFTTKGNYGSPGQASQATPYATTQILHSGSIHELAVELPEAQWKASLQAKQEMANLGYSLPDKNSCNNTLLFIPDYRLTDGLSNRIPHNHSQDFSTTSSHNSSERSGSLSGGKGGKKKKTKAGSKAPKATGSTWANVPLPPPPIHPLPGTDMDHYPNEHHEAGGYEGDGWGPPMPVQTYLHQGMEDELEEEEERVPTPPVRGVASSPAAVSFGQQSTATLTPSPRDEMQPMLQAHLDELTRAYQMDVAKQTWHVQVGSLPPQAPAPPVGYVSSTMVSDLETDLADEDDEEDDDEEDEGYGARHPRGIEHTPGSSMDNLDSSLTGSMANGWGSASEDERNFSSRRSSVASSSDGSIFTHCSFAQALVAAADKAGYRLDGTSLSKRGRCKRDKGAPHRQRPGSPFSTDGSTVGTHSLGHQRAARPPRKPRNQASAPHRRDAAADDLPPPPEPPPGQGQARAQTGRCINSMIPPPERKATSLERPPMSGPPSGTADDRQMARATLEHHRQAQERLGSDDARRIHKNEEGCLPYHRPSFPSPGGHSSSGTASSKGSTGPRKQEGPRQPQQWTAMEHADFLGANGQGQYSGELWST, encoded by the exons CCGGCCAGGCCTACTGAACGCCAGCGACCCGGGCTACCCCTGGTTGGCCGACTCCTGGCCCGCCTCCAGCTTGCCCGTCAACAGCACCTCCGGGGGACCCAACGATCTCGGCAATTTTGGCCGGGGAG ACATCCAGGGGGACAAGACGGGCACCATGCTGTCGGACGGCGCCATCTACAGCAGCATCGATTTCACCACCAAAGGCAACTACGGCAGCCCGGGCCAAGCGTCGCAGGCCACGCCGTACGCCACCACTCAGATCCTGCACTCGGGCAGCATCCACGAGCTGGCCGTGGAGCTGCCCGAGGCCCAGTGGAAGGCCTCGCTCCAGGCCAAGCAGGAGATGGCCAACCTGGGCTACTCGCTGCCCGACAAGAACTCCTGCAACAACA CCCTCCTTTTCATTCCCGACTACCGACTGACCGACGGGCTGTCTAATCGAATTCCGCACAACCACTCGCAAGATTTCAGCACCACCAGCTCTCACAACAGCTCAGAGCGAAGCGGCAGCCTCTCAG GTGGCAAAggaggaaagaagaagaagaccaaGGCCGGTTCCAAAGCCCCGAAAGCCACCGGCTCCACCTGGGCCAATGTTCCcttaccccctccccccatccacCCGCTTCCGGGCACCGACATGGACCACTACCCCAACGAGCACCACGAAGCAGGAGG ATATGAGGGCGACGGCTGGGGTCCGCCGATGCCGGTGCAGACGTACCTCCACCAGGGCATGGAGGACgagctggaggaagaggaggagcgggTGCCCACCCCGCCCGTCCGCGGGgtggcctcctccccggccgccgTCTCTTTCGGCCAGCAGTCGACGGCCACCCTCACACCGTCGCCGAGGGACGAGATGCAGCCCATGCTGCAGGCCCATCTGGACGAGCTGACGCGAGCCTACCAAATGGACGTGGCCAAGCAGACGTG GCACGTGCAAGTGGGGTCCCTTCCCCCACAGGCCCCGGCGCCTCCGGTAGGCTACGTGTCAAGCACAATGGTGTCCGACCTGGAGACGGACCTGGcggacgaggacgacgaggaagaTGACGACGAGGAAGACGAAGGCTACGGGGCCAGGCATCCCCGAGGAATCGAGCACACGCCCGGTTCCAGCATGGACAACCTGGACAGCTCTTTGACGG GCTCCATGGCCAACGGCTGGGGCTCGGCCTCGGAGGACGAGCGCAATTTCTCCAGCCGGCGCTCCAGCGTGGCCAGCTCGTCGGACGGCTCCATCTTTACCCACTGCAGCTTTGCGCAGGCCCTGGTGGCCGCCGCCGACAAGGCGGGCTACCGGCTGGACGGCACCAGCCTCAGCAAGCGCGGCCGCTGTAAAAGAG ACAAAGGCGCGCCTCACAGGCAGCGGCCCGGCAGCCCGTTCTCCACAGATGGCAGCACAGTGGGAACGCACAGCCTGGGCCACCAGAGGGCCGCCAGGCCGCCGCGCAAACCCCGCAACCAGGCCTCGGCGCCCCACCGCAGAGACGCCGCTGCGGACG ACCTACCTCCCCCTCCCGAGCCCCCGCCCGGCCAGGGCCAGGCCCGAGCCCAGACGGGCCGCTGCATCAACAGCATGATCCCGCCTCCGGAGAGGAAGGCCACGTCGCTGGAGCGCCCGCCCATGTCGGGACCGCCGTCCGGAACGGCGGACGACAGGCAGATGGCGCGCGCCACTCTGGAGCATCACCGCCAGGCTCAGGAGCGGCTGGGCTCCGACGACGCCCGGCGAATTCACAAAAATG AGGAGGGCTGCCTGCCGTACCACCGACCGTCCTTCCCGTCGCCGGGCGGCCACAGCTCGTCGGGCACGGCCTCCTCCAAGGGCTCGACGGGGCCCCGCAAGCAGGAAGGCCCGCGCCAGCCGCAGCAGTGGACGGCCATGGAGCACGCCGACTTCCTGGGCGCCAACGGACAAGGGCAGTACTCAGGAGAGCTAT GGAGCACTTGA
- the LOC127608557 gene encoding roundabout homolog 2-like isoform X2 has translation MSNGSRPGLLNASDPGYPWLADSWPASSLPVNSTSGGPNDLGNFGRGDIQGDKTGTMLSDGAIYSSIDFTTKGNYGSPGQASQATPYATTQILHSGSIHELAVELPEAQWKASLQAKQEMANLGYSLPDKNSCNNTLLFIPDYRLTDGLSNRIPHNHSQDFSTTSSHNSSERSGSLSGGKGGKKKKTKAGSKAPKATGSTWANVPLPPPPIHPLPGTDMDHYPNEHHEAGGYEGDGWGPPMPVQTYLHQGMEDELEEEEERVPTPPVRGVASSPAAVSFGQQSTATLTPSPRDEMQPMLQAHLDELTRAYQMDVAKQTWHVQVGSLPPQAPAPPVGYVSSTMVSDLETDLADEDDEEDDDEEDEGYGARHPRGIEHTPGSSMDNLDSSLTGSMANGWGSASEDERNFSSRRSSVASSSDGSIFTHCSFAQALVAAADKAGYRLDGTSLSKRGRCKRDKGAPHRQRPGSPFSTDGSTVGTHSLGHQRAARPPRKPRNQASAPHRRDAAADDLPPPPEPPPGQGQARAQTGRCINSMIPPPERKATSLERPPMSGPPSGTADDRQMARATLEHHRQAQERLGSDDARRIHKNEEGCLPYHRPSFPSPGGHSSSGTASSKGSTGPRKQEGPRQPQQWTAMEHADFLGANGQGQYSGEL, from the exons CCGGCCAGGCCTACTGAACGCCAGCGACCCGGGCTACCCCTGGTTGGCCGACTCCTGGCCCGCCTCCAGCTTGCCCGTCAACAGCACCTCCGGGGGACCCAACGATCTCGGCAATTTTGGCCGGGGAG ACATCCAGGGGGACAAGACGGGCACCATGCTGTCGGACGGCGCCATCTACAGCAGCATCGATTTCACCACCAAAGGCAACTACGGCAGCCCGGGCCAAGCGTCGCAGGCCACGCCGTACGCCACCACTCAGATCCTGCACTCGGGCAGCATCCACGAGCTGGCCGTGGAGCTGCCCGAGGCCCAGTGGAAGGCCTCGCTCCAGGCCAAGCAGGAGATGGCCAACCTGGGCTACTCGCTGCCCGACAAGAACTCCTGCAACAACA CCCTCCTTTTCATTCCCGACTACCGACTGACCGACGGGCTGTCTAATCGAATTCCGCACAACCACTCGCAAGATTTCAGCACCACCAGCTCTCACAACAGCTCAGAGCGAAGCGGCAGCCTCTCAG GTGGCAAAggaggaaagaagaagaagaccaaGGCCGGTTCCAAAGCCCCGAAAGCCACCGGCTCCACCTGGGCCAATGTTCCcttaccccctccccccatccacCCGCTTCCGGGCACCGACATGGACCACTACCCCAACGAGCACCACGAAGCAGGAGG ATATGAGGGCGACGGCTGGGGTCCGCCGATGCCGGTGCAGACGTACCTCCACCAGGGCATGGAGGACgagctggaggaagaggaggagcgggTGCCCACCCCGCCCGTCCGCGGGgtggcctcctccccggccgccgTCTCTTTCGGCCAGCAGTCGACGGCCACCCTCACACCGTCGCCGAGGGACGAGATGCAGCCCATGCTGCAGGCCCATCTGGACGAGCTGACGCGAGCCTACCAAATGGACGTGGCCAAGCAGACGTG GCACGTGCAAGTGGGGTCCCTTCCCCCACAGGCCCCGGCGCCTCCGGTAGGCTACGTGTCAAGCACAATGGTGTCCGACCTGGAGACGGACCTGGcggacgaggacgacgaggaagaTGACGACGAGGAAGACGAAGGCTACGGGGCCAGGCATCCCCGAGGAATCGAGCACACGCCCGGTTCCAGCATGGACAACCTGGACAGCTCTTTGACGG GCTCCATGGCCAACGGCTGGGGCTCGGCCTCGGAGGACGAGCGCAATTTCTCCAGCCGGCGCTCCAGCGTGGCCAGCTCGTCGGACGGCTCCATCTTTACCCACTGCAGCTTTGCGCAGGCCCTGGTGGCCGCCGCCGACAAGGCGGGCTACCGGCTGGACGGCACCAGCCTCAGCAAGCGCGGCCGCTGTAAAAGAG ACAAAGGCGCGCCTCACAGGCAGCGGCCCGGCAGCCCGTTCTCCACAGATGGCAGCACAGTGGGAACGCACAGCCTGGGCCACCAGAGGGCCGCCAGGCCGCCGCGCAAACCCCGCAACCAGGCCTCGGCGCCCCACCGCAGAGACGCCGCTGCGGACG ACCTACCTCCCCCTCCCGAGCCCCCGCCCGGCCAGGGCCAGGCCCGAGCCCAGACGGGCCGCTGCATCAACAGCATGATCCCGCCTCCGGAGAGGAAGGCCACGTCGCTGGAGCGCCCGCCCATGTCGGGACCGCCGTCCGGAACGGCGGACGACAGGCAGATGGCGCGCGCCACTCTGGAGCATCACCGCCAGGCTCAGGAGCGGCTGGGCTCCGACGACGCCCGGCGAATTCACAAAAATG AGGAGGGCTGCCTGCCGTACCACCGACCGTCCTTCCCGTCGCCGGGCGGCCACAGCTCGTCGGGCACGGCCTCCTCCAAGGGCTCGACGGGGCCCCGCAAGCAGGAAGGCCCGCGCCAGCCGCAGCAGTGGACGGCCATGGAGCACGCCGACTTCCTGGGCGCCAACGGACAAGGGCAGTACTCAGGAGAGCTAT AG